Sequence from the Panicum virgatum strain AP13 chromosome 5N, P.virgatum_v5, whole genome shotgun sequence genome:
CAGGTGGGTACAGTGCACGGGTGAGAAAAAAATTAAGTTTTTGGCAGAAACACACTACAACTCGTTGTTTTTATAGGTCTTCATCTTCTTCCACCTCCGTcagccccgacaggtgggtccaacgtgaGGGCCTGAGGGGTACTGCAGGCTCAAATTAGATgagaaaaattttcaattattttcgatctttatagtatagatagatagatatagaTAAAGAAAAACCTACCTCAGCTGTCACATTGTGATAGTGTCCACTTTCGTGCGAGTTTGTTCACTTCCGGTGATCGCCGGACTTTGGGACCAACAGAGTGCGCCTCGGGGCCCCAGGGCAGGATCTTCCAGCTCTGGTTCTCGCCCTTGCACCACTCCCAGAGCACGACGGTGGTGCCGTCGTGCACGCCGCCGTGGTCCTTGTCGCCGTGGAAGGCGTCGAAGCCGACGCGGGTGTTGTTGACCATGCGAATGCAGCGGAAGCCCTTGCCGACGTCCTTGCTCTCCGTCCACAGCACCgacgcgtcctcctcctcaggGTTGAACGGCACCAGCTGTACAGGTACCTGCACGCATGCATACGAATCGATCATCGATGGTCCTCCATCAGAATCCGGCCATGTAATGCTGCCAATCAATCAAAACACTACTAGATAGACAAATTGATGCATAGGCATGTATACCGGGTGGGACTGGCCGAATGAGTGCTTGATGGCGAGTCCGGTGGCCTTGTTGACGAGCGCGGAGGCCGGCATGCCCTCCTCGTCCTTGACCCTGGTGCTGAAGCGCATGTCCTTGTACCTGTGCTGGTGGACGTCCTTGGGGTTGGCCGGGGCGAGCACGACGGCGCCGTCGCGGACGGCGAGGCAGTAGTTCTCGTTGCCGCGGCAGAAGATCTTGAACACCTGGTTGGGGCCGCCCGACTCCGACGCCGGGGGAGCCGGctggttgtggtggtggtgcccgAACCACGACATCTTTGGATCTCAACGGCTCGAGAGTCGAGAGGTGATTGCGAGGAGAGGCGCTGCCCCGCGGCCGCATTTTATAGGtccggcgagcggcacggctgGCTGGCTCCCACACCACAGTACCACACCCTAACGCCAACGGCTGCCAGGATGACCAGGAAATGAGTCATCCCCGGTAGTAAAACGCTCCAGCTGTAATTGGCAGCTAGTAGCAATCGCTGGCGAGTGGGACCAAACAAGGCCCAACTGATTCTCCGCGTTGCATTTCCGAAAAATAAAGGGAAGAAAGCATTCCTATCATAATTGAAAAGCAGTGGTTCGATTCCGATTGagcacctctcctctctctccatccGCGTATACGGGCTCTTACCTGATAAGAATCTTTTTTAGAAAACAGGGATTCACCCCAACTTTTAAAGAAAGCGTGTAAAGAGTTTACACAGTTGTTACTGGGGATGCCAGTTTGCAAAGGGTAAAACAACGAGCGGTAAAGAGTATCTAGCGAAGCCGAAAGAAGCCAGATTACATAAAAGCATCATCAAGTGGGCGGCTATTCAGCTTGAGCAGGAACTCCTCCATCCAGCCTCTTACTTGTCCCTCTAGCTTTTGGAGGTTGTGTTGGTCCTCCTTACGCAACCGAACCTTCCACTGCTGTAAGAAAGCATTAATTTTGAAAAGAATATCAGAAGGAGCCCTAGGGAATTTCCCTTCAATTGCTCTCTTATTGCGAGTTGTCCGTAACCCCTACATCACAGTAGTTAGTAGGACAAGTAGTTAGTAGGACAAGTTTGAGATTGTAGTTAGCACACCCAAAAGGAAGCCACAGATCCAGAAAATCCTGAAGGCTTCTCGGCGTTCTATCCCACCCCAAAGATTCTGCAAAACATGACCACACAAAGCGAGCAGTGACCACACAAAACCTGATAAGAATCTTCCTGCAGGTCAGCTGCATGAGGGGTCGGGTCACCATCTGCGAAAATGCTTCAGAATGCTAAAGAAATTTAGACATATTCACATATACTTGGCATCGTTTTGCT
This genomic interval carries:
- the LOC120676399 gene encoding ricin B-like lectin R40G2, translated to MSWFGHHHHNQPAPPASESGGPNQVFKIFCRGNENYCLAVRDGAVVLAPANPKDVHQHRYKDMRFSTRVKDEEGMPASALVNKATGLAIKHSFGQSHPVPVQLVPFNPEEEDASVLWTESKDVGKGFRCIRMVNNTRVGFDAFHGDKDHGGVHDGTTVVLWEWCKGENQSWKILPWGPEAHSVGPKVRRSPEVNKLARKWTLSQCDS